A single genomic interval of Drosophila virilis strain 15010-1051.87 chromosome 2, Dvir_AGI_RSII-ME, whole genome shotgun sequence harbors:
- the hdly gene encoding uncharacterized protein hdly isoform X2: MLILGVTRTTITSNETCLQFFIHLVFAQFSVTFCVRLHAVLPCTTSRNDKLEDMNKTKPSKAGLPVRLVIFLLFVAQAASRPSTENEGDIASLPPDADNVEFHHVKVVDGVMHEDHPVVMYKEDFVNEDYDPTKNETKVHHRKLFKGQQRIRHHHLRPPTKPVAVEEKIVFDVLPESPLILGDDDSVADKYEVAQLVQPLQQESPQKYPKKYHSRQRRQADNPYVRKSYKSDFYGKAPAPYYLPVQPQYHYQRIPVVGKKPKYQGKLPFWQTPKPSLKPMSIGNRDDFGEDNENSLFHNSNPDDADFSMFDQPRPDDKVTGGGNGINWQSPPVQESEPAPVFGSSQGRRPTSGPGNVQSPSVQAASSWANPRPRPRPVFRQDSVQYPSEPSYQPGTACHRAAQLCCSFANLGSTYDCFHRQKCERSLAEIVSSCS; this comes from the exons ATGCTCATACTAGGAGTGACTCGCACAACAATAACTTCAAACGAAACGTGTCTCCAGTTCTTCATCCATTTGGTCTTCGCTCAGTTTTCAGTCACATTTTGTGTTCGACTGCATGCAGTACT ACCTTGCACCACAAGCAGGAACGACAAACTTGAGGATATGAACAAAACTAAACCGTCAAAAGCCGGCCTTCCGGTGCGTTTAGTgatttttctgctttttgttgCCCAAGCCGCGAGTCGGCCTTCAACGGAAAATGAAGGTGACATTGCATCTTTGCCGCCGGATGCAGACAACGTTGAG TTTCATCATGTGAAGGTCGTGGACGGTGTTATGCACGAGGATCATCCGGTGGTGATGTACAAAGAGGACTTTGTCAACGAGGACTATG atcCCACCAAAAACGAGACCAAAGTGCACCATCGAAAATTGTTTAAGGGTCAGCAGCGTATTCGGCATCATCACTTAAGACCACCTACAAAACCGGTGGCGGTGGAGGAAAAGATCGTATTTGATGTGTTGCCCGAGTCCCCGCTTATATTGGGTGATGACGACTCTGTTGCCGACAAGTATGAGGTCGCCCAGCTTGTGCAGCCTTTACAGCAGGAATCACCGCAGAAGTATCCCAAGAAGTACCACAGTCGCCAACGTCGCCAGGCCGACAATCCGTATGTGCGTAAATCATATAAGAGCGATTTCTATGGCAAAGCACCAGCACCCTACTATTTGCCCGTTCAACCTCAATATCACTATCAACG GATTCCAGTTGTGGGAAAGAAACCAAAGTACCAGGGAAAACTTCCTTTCTGGCAGACCCCAAAACCTTCCCTCAAGCCAATGAGTATTGGCAATCGCGACGATTTTGGCGAAGATAATGAAAACAGCCTGTTTCACAATTCCAATCCAGACGATGCGGACTTCTCGATGTTCGATCAGCCCAGGCCAGACGATAAAGTAACCGGTGGAGGCAACGGTATCAACTGGCAATCACCCCCAGTGCAAG AATCAGAGCCTGCACCAGTTTTCGGATCAAGCCAAGGCAGACGTCCAACTAGTGGCCCAG GGAATGTTCAGTCGCCCTCAGTCCAGGCGGCATCCTCCTGGGCCAATCCCAGGCCAAGGCCACGGCCGGTCTTTCGTCAAG ATTCCGTGCAGTACCCATCGGAGCCCAGCTACCAGCCAGGCACCGCCTGTCATCGGGCCGCGCAGCTGTGCTGCAGTTTCGCAAATCTGGGCTCAACTTATGATTGTTTTCATCGCCAGAAATGCGAGCGAAGCCTCGCAGAAATAGTCTCATCGTGCTCCTAG
- the hdly gene encoding uncharacterized protein hdly isoform X3, protein MNKTKPSKAGLPVRLVIFLLFVAQAASRPSTENEGDIASLPPDADNVEFHHVKVVDGVMHEDHPVVMYKEDFVNEDYDPTKNETKVHHRKLFKGQQRIRHHHLRPPTKPVAVEEKIVFDVLPESPLILGDDDSVADKYEVAQLVQPLQQESPQKYPKKYHSRQRRQADNPYVRKSYKSDFYGKAPAPYYLPVQPQYHYQRIPVVGKKPKYQGKLPFWQTPKPSLKPMSIGNRDDFGEDNENSLFHNSNPDDADFSMFDQPRPDDKVTGGGNGINWQSPPVQESEPAPVFGSSQGRRPTSGPARRPDIQFPPWPPTTSRPEVLSPSTTRRPAPPPQVTSSPPAQTTARVSNCVWAIVNCCSQGSNKIRYNCFEEFGCHGAFWGVNPCADNIRDRAIASLTRSSK, encoded by the exons ATGAACAAAACTAAACCGTCAAAAGCCGGCCTTCCGGTGCGTTTAGTgatttttctgctttttgttgCCCAAGCCGCGAGTCGGCCTTCAACGGAAAATGAAGGTGACATTGCATCTTTGCCGCCGGATGCAGACAACGTTGAG TTTCATCATGTGAAGGTCGTGGACGGTGTTATGCACGAGGATCATCCGGTGGTGATGTACAAAGAGGACTTTGTCAACGAGGACTATG atcCCACCAAAAACGAGACCAAAGTGCACCATCGAAAATTGTTTAAGGGTCAGCAGCGTATTCGGCATCATCACTTAAGACCACCTACAAAACCGGTGGCGGTGGAGGAAAAGATCGTATTTGATGTGTTGCCCGAGTCCCCGCTTATATTGGGTGATGACGACTCTGTTGCCGACAAGTATGAGGTCGCCCAGCTTGTGCAGCCTTTACAGCAGGAATCACCGCAGAAGTATCCCAAGAAGTACCACAGTCGCCAACGTCGCCAGGCCGACAATCCGTATGTGCGTAAATCATATAAGAGCGATTTCTATGGCAAAGCACCAGCACCCTACTATTTGCCCGTTCAACCTCAATATCACTATCAACG GATTCCAGTTGTGGGAAAGAAACCAAAGTACCAGGGAAAACTTCCTTTCTGGCAGACCCCAAAACCTTCCCTCAAGCCAATGAGTATTGGCAATCGCGACGATTTTGGCGAAGATAATGAAAACAGCCTGTTTCACAATTCCAATCCAGACGATGCGGACTTCTCGATGTTCGATCAGCCCAGGCCAGACGATAAAGTAACCGGTGGAGGCAACGGTATCAACTGGCAATCACCCCCAGTGCAAG AATCAGAGCCTGCACCAGTTTTCGGATCAAGCCAAGGCAGACGTCCAACTAGTGGCCCAG CACGGAGACCCGACATACAGTTTCCACCGTGGCCTCCAACAACCAGCCGACCAGAAGTATTGTCACCATCAACCACCCGGCGACCGGCGCCACCGCCACAGGTGACCAGCTCACCCCCAGCACAAACCACAGCCCGGGTGTCCAACTGCGTGTGGGCAATTGTCAACTGCTGTTCGCAGGGAAGCAATAAGATTCGATACAACTGCTTTGAGGAGTTCGGTTGCCATGGCGCCTTCTGGGGTGTTAATCCCTGTGCAGACAACATTCGCGACCGTGCGATAGCCTCCTTAACAAGATCGTCCAAATAG
- the hdly gene encoding uncharacterized protein hdly isoform X1 gives MLILGVTRTTITSNETCLQFFIHLVFAQFSVTFCVRLHAVLPCTTSRNDKLEDMNKTKPSKAGLPVRLVIFLLFVAQAASRPSTENEGDIASLPPDADNVEFHHVKVVDGVMHEDHPVVMYKEDFVNEDYDPTKNETKVHHRKLFKGQQRIRHHHLRPPTKPVAVEEKIVFDVLPESPLILGDDDSVADKYEVAQLVQPLQQESPQKYPKKYHSRQRRQADNPYVRKSYKSDFYGKAPAPYYLPVQPQYHYQRIPVVGKKPKYQGKLPFWQTPKPSLKPMSIGNRDDFGEDNENSLFHNSNPDDADFSMFDQPRPDDKVTGGGNGINWQSPPVQESEPAPVFGSSQGRRPTSGPARRPDIQFPPWPPTTSRPEVLSPSTTRRPAPPPQVTSSPPAQTTARVSNCVWAIVNCCSQGSNKIRYNCFEEFGCHGAFWGVNPCADNIRDRAIASLTRSSK, from the exons ATGCTCATACTAGGAGTGACTCGCACAACAATAACTTCAAACGAAACGTGTCTCCAGTTCTTCATCCATTTGGTCTTCGCTCAGTTTTCAGTCACATTTTGTGTTCGACTGCATGCAGTACT ACCTTGCACCACAAGCAGGAACGACAAACTTGAGGATATGAACAAAACTAAACCGTCAAAAGCCGGCCTTCCGGTGCGTTTAGTgatttttctgctttttgttgCCCAAGCCGCGAGTCGGCCTTCAACGGAAAATGAAGGTGACATTGCATCTTTGCCGCCGGATGCAGACAACGTTGAG TTTCATCATGTGAAGGTCGTGGACGGTGTTATGCACGAGGATCATCCGGTGGTGATGTACAAAGAGGACTTTGTCAACGAGGACTATG atcCCACCAAAAACGAGACCAAAGTGCACCATCGAAAATTGTTTAAGGGTCAGCAGCGTATTCGGCATCATCACTTAAGACCACCTACAAAACCGGTGGCGGTGGAGGAAAAGATCGTATTTGATGTGTTGCCCGAGTCCCCGCTTATATTGGGTGATGACGACTCTGTTGCCGACAAGTATGAGGTCGCCCAGCTTGTGCAGCCTTTACAGCAGGAATCACCGCAGAAGTATCCCAAGAAGTACCACAGTCGCCAACGTCGCCAGGCCGACAATCCGTATGTGCGTAAATCATATAAGAGCGATTTCTATGGCAAAGCACCAGCACCCTACTATTTGCCCGTTCAACCTCAATATCACTATCAACG GATTCCAGTTGTGGGAAAGAAACCAAAGTACCAGGGAAAACTTCCTTTCTGGCAGACCCCAAAACCTTCCCTCAAGCCAATGAGTATTGGCAATCGCGACGATTTTGGCGAAGATAATGAAAACAGCCTGTTTCACAATTCCAATCCAGACGATGCGGACTTCTCGATGTTCGATCAGCCCAGGCCAGACGATAAAGTAACCGGTGGAGGCAACGGTATCAACTGGCAATCACCCCCAGTGCAAG AATCAGAGCCTGCACCAGTTTTCGGATCAAGCCAAGGCAGACGTCCAACTAGTGGCCCAG CACGGAGACCCGACATACAGTTTCCACCGTGGCCTCCAACAACCAGCCGACCAGAAGTATTGTCACCATCAACCACCCGGCGACCGGCGCCACCGCCACAGGTGACCAGCTCACCCCCAGCACAAACCACAGCCCGGGTGTCCAACTGCGTGTGGGCAATTGTCAACTGCTGTTCGCAGGGAAGCAATAAGATTCGATACAACTGCTTTGAGGAGTTCGGTTGCCATGGCGCCTTCTGGGGTGTTAATCCCTGTGCAGACAACATTCGCGACCGTGCGATAGCCTCCTTAACAAGATCGTCCAAATAG